The following are encoded together in the Strix uralensis isolate ZFMK-TIS-50842 chromosome 38, bStrUra1, whole genome shotgun sequence genome:
- the LRRC4B gene encoding LOW QUALITY PROTEIN: leucine-rich repeat-containing protein 4B (The sequence of the model RefSeq protein was modified relative to this genomic sequence to represent the inferred CDS: inserted 3 bases in 2 codons; deleted 2 bases in 2 codons) — protein sequence MWFFSCVPPDAPHRPRTHTRCFSARARRRVPRAAPTLRTHGAFAHPCPLRDAAAAAAGAAAAAAAALGPGGAGGGSHLLPGACSCSNQASRVICTRRELLEVPASISVNTRYLNLQENHIQVIRTDTFKHLRHLEILQLSRNLVRKVEVGAFNGLPNLNTLELFDNRLTTVPTQAFEYLSKLRELWLRNNPIESIPSYAFNRVPSLRRLDLGELKRLEYISEAAFEGLVNLRYLNLGMCNLKEIPNLTALVRLEELELSGNRLGRVRPGSFQGLGSLRKLWLMHARVAAVERNAFDDLKALEELNLAHNELASLPHDLFAPLHRLERVHLHHNPWRCDCDVLWLSWWLRETVPSNTSCCARCHAPPALRGRYLGELEPGHFTCYAPVIVEPPADLNVTEGMAAELKCRTGTAMTSVNWLTPNGTLMTHGSYRVRISVLHDGTLNFTNVTVQDTGQYTCMVTNAAGNTTASATLNVSAADAAAAAAAAAAATGYTYFTTVTVGNHRRRRRGTGPRKPXPAPTAGWETAGGSTAAPATRATGKPFTVPITAAAAGAGGGLQDLDDVLKTTKIIIGCFVAITFMAAVMLVAFYKLRKQHQRHKHRGGPARAVEIVNVEDELXRAAAAVAAAGGAAAAAAGGGDNRLALPALERDHLDRYAAFAAHYGNSGAALGCGKNPLLNSVHEPLLFKSPSKENVQETQI from the exons ATGTGGTTTTTCTCTTGTGTTCCGCCCGACGCCCCGCACCGACCCCGCACGCACACGAGGTGTTTTTCCGCTCGTGCGAGGCGCAGGGTGCCCCGAGCTGCCCCGACCCTGCGCACACACGGCGCATTCGCCCACCCCTGCCCGCTGCGG GATgcggctgccgctgccgccggcgctgctgctgctgctgctgctgctcttggccccggcggcgccggcggcggcTCCCACCTCCTGCCCGGCGCCTGCTCCTGCAGCAACCAGGCGAGCCGGGTGATCTGCACCCGgcgggagctgctggaggtgccGGCCAGCATCTCGGTCAACACGCGGTACCTGAACCTGCAGGAGAACCACATCCAGGTGATCCGCACCGACACCTTCAAGCACCTGCGGCACCTGGAGATCCTGCAGCTGAGCCGCAACCTGGTGCGGAAGGTGGAGGTGGGCGCCTTCAACGGGCTCCCCAACCTCAACACCCTGGAGCTCTTCGACAACCGCCTGACCACCGTCCCCACCCAGGCCTTCGAGTACCTCTCCAAGCTGCGCGAGCTCTGGCTGCGCAACAACCCCATCGAGAGCATCCCGTCCTACGCCTTCAACCGCGTCCCCTCCCTGCGCCGCCTCGACCTGGGCGAGCTCAAGCGCCTCGAGTACATCTCGGAGGCCGCCTTCGAGGGGCTGGTCAACCTCCGCTACCTGAACTTGGGGATGTGCAACCTGAAGGAGATCCCCAACCTGACGGCCCTGGTGcgcctggaggagctggagctcTCGGGCAACCGCCTGGGCCGCGTGCGCCCCGGCTCCTTCCAGGGGCTGGGCAGCCTGCGGAAGCTCTGGCTGATGCACGCGCGCGTGGCGGCGGTGGAGCGCAACGCCTTCGACGACCTGAAGGCCCTGGAGGAGCTCAACCTGGCCCACAACGAGCTGGCCTCGCTGCCCCACGACCTCTTCGCCCCCCTGCACCGCCTGGAGCGGGTCCACCTGCACCACAACCCCTGGCGCTGCGACTGCGACGTGCTCTGGCTGAGCTGGTGGCTGCGGGAGACGGTGCCCAGCAACACCAGCTGCTGC GCGCGCTGCCACGCGCCGCCGGCGCTGCGC GGCCGCTACCTGGGCGAGCTGGAGCCGGGACACTTCACCTGCTACGCCCCCGTCATCGTGGAGCCCCCCGCCGACCTCAACGTCACCGAGGGGATGGCGGCCGAACTCAAGTGCCGCACTGGCACCGCCATGACCTCGGTCAACTGGCTGACGCCCAACGGGACGCTGATGACGCACGGCTCGTACCGGGTGCGGATCTCGGTCCTGCACGACGGCACGCTCAACTTCACCAACGTCACCGTGCAGGACACGGGGCAGTACACCTGCATGGTCACCAACGCCGCCGGCAACACCACCGCCTCCGCCACGCTCAACGTCTCGGCCGCCgatgccgccgccgccgccgccgccgccgccgccgccaccggtTACACCTATTTCACCACCGTCACGGTTGGAAACCACCGACGCCGGCGGCGAGGAACCGGCCCCCGCAAAC CCCCGGCGCCCACGGCCGGCTGGGAAACCGCCGGCGGCTCCACGGCGGCGCCGGCCACGCGCGCGACCGGGAAACCCTTCACCGTCCCCatcacggcggcggcggccggggcgggcggggggctgcaGGATCTGGACGACGTCCTGAAGACCACCAAGATCATCATCGGCTGCTTCGTGGCCATCACCTTCATGGCGGCCGTCATgctggtggccttctacaagcTGCGCAAGCAGCACCAGCGCCACAAGCaccgcggcggccccgcgcgcgCCGTCGAGATCGTCAACGTGGAGGACGAgct gcgggcggcggcggcggtggcggcggcggggggggcggcggcggcggcggcgggggggggggacaaccGCCTGGCCCTGCCGGCGCTGGAGCGCGACCACCTCGACCGCTACGCGGCCTTCGCCGCCCACTACGGCAACAGCGGGGCGGCGCTGGGCTGCGGCAAGAACCCGCTGCTCAACTCGGTGCACGAACCGCTGCTCTTCAAGAGCCCCTCCAAGGAGAACGTGCAGGAGACCCAGATCTGA